The Erythrobacter aurantius genome includes a window with the following:
- a CDS encoding citrate synthase produces MADKQAKLELNGESYEFPVLSGSTGPDVVDIRKLYGQTGAFTFDPGFTSTASCESALTYIDGDEGVLLHRGYPIGQLAEHSSFMEVSYLLLNGELPSQEELDDFTYTITRHTMLHEQLSVLYRGFRRDAHPMAIMCGVVGALSAFYHDSTDISDPEHRKISSHRLIAKMPTIAAMAYKYSVGQPFMYPDNRLSYTGNFLRMTFGVPAEEYEVIPAVERAMDRIFILHADHEQNASTSTVRLAGSSGANPFACIAAGIACLWGPAHGGANEAALNMLKEIGTPDKIPHYIERAKDKNDPFRLMGFGHRVYKNYDPRATVMQKTVREVFDALKVNDPLFETALQLEEIALNDPYFIEKKLFPNVDFYSGIILSAIGFPTTMFTALFALARTVGWVAQWNEMISDPGQKIGRPRQLYTGPTERDYVPIANR; encoded by the coding sequence TTGGCAGACAAGCAGGCGAAACTCGAACTGAACGGCGAATCCTACGAGTTTCCCGTTCTCTCAGGAAGCACCGGCCCGGATGTGGTCGATATTCGCAAGCTTTACGGGCAGACCGGCGCTTTCACCTTCGATCCCGGCTTTACGTCGACGGCAAGCTGCGAAAGCGCGCTGACCTATATCGACGGCGACGAAGGCGTTCTGCTGCACCGCGGTTATCCGATCGGCCAGCTGGCAGAGCATTCCAGCTTCATGGAAGTGTCCTACCTGCTTCTGAATGGCGAACTGCCGAGCCAGGAAGAGCTCGACGACTTCACCTACACCATCACCCGGCACACCATGCTGCACGAACAACTTTCGGTGCTGTATCGCGGTTTCCGCCGCGACGCGCACCCGATGGCAATCATGTGCGGCGTCGTCGGCGCGCTGTCAGCGTTCTATCACGACAGCACCGACATTTCCGATCCGGAACACCGCAAGATCAGCTCACACCGCCTGATCGCCAAGATGCCCACGATTGCGGCAATGGCGTACAAATATTCGGTCGGGCAGCCGTTCATGTATCCGGACAACCGCCTGTCCTACACCGGCAACTTCCTTCGCATGACCTTTGGCGTTCCGGCTGAAGAATACGAAGTCATTCCGGCAGTGGAACGCGCAATGGACCGGATCTTCATCCTCCACGCAGACCACGAACAGAATGCCTCGACTTCGACCGTGCGTCTTGCCGGTTCTTCGGGCGCCAATCCGTTTGCCTGCATCGCAGCTGGGATCGCCTGTCTCTGGGGTCCGGCGCATGGCGGTGCGAACGAAGCTGCGCTCAACATGCTCAAGGAAATCGGCACGCCCGACAAGATTCCGCACTATATCGAGCGTGCTAAGGACAAGAACGATCCGTTCCGCCTGATGGGCTTCGGTCACCGCGTCTACAAGAACTACGATCCGCGTGCGACCGTGATGCAGAAGACCGTGCGCGAGGTTTTCGATGCGCTGAAGGTCAACGATCCGCTGTTCGAAACCGCGCTTCAGCTGGAAGAGATCGCACTGAACGATCCCTACTTCATCGAGAAGAAGCTGTTCCCGAACGTCGATTTCTATTCGGGCATCATCCTTTCGGCGATCGGTTTCCCCACCACCATGTTTACCGCGCTGTTCGCTCTGGCCCGCACCGTTGGCTGGGTGGCACAGTGGAACGAGATGATCAGCGATCCCGGCCAGAAAATCGGACGTCCGCGTCAGCTCTACACCGGCCCCACTGAACGCGATTACGTTCCGATCGCCAATCGCTGA
- a CDS encoding sensor histidine kinase — MNRQQTLLAAQGITDDNDRLLSADGPLAQLQESCGGIIPGVLAIPELLALVRQARHSGLRIAREFSAFDGEDMVSGFARIHPLEDEAGGGCEVLVENWHRALKPPASSHEQSEWQDAVDRATCEVSARLDAAQRVQILSSAAADASELQELFDASPGKVWSEYVELQDLAHKQPLHWRLLDGCKCMIPGSHRHWRARLIPIGVAGANPRGFELLLVADEPLVAGVAPPVEVEEAAHSRLIGSALTPVLRQPIARIIANAETIRTRLAGPIKAEYSDYAGSIAAAGQHLSSMLDDLADLEVVEAPGFKTARDHVDLADAARRAAGILGVRAQNRGISITLPNPDKPVIADGEFRRVLQILINLIGNAIAYSPENSTVTVVIDENLGDLASISVRDEGHGVDADQAKRIFEKFERLGRDSDGGNDSGSGLGLYISRKLALAMGGDLEVVAASDKGEGAEFRLTLARIND, encoded by the coding sequence GTGAACCGTCAGCAAACCCTGCTGGCCGCACAGGGCATTACCGATGACAATGATCGGTTGTTGAGTGCCGACGGTCCGCTTGCTCAGTTGCAGGAAAGCTGCGGCGGGATCATTCCTGGCGTGCTGGCAATTCCGGAGTTGCTGGCTCTGGTGCGGCAGGCCCGCCACAGCGGCCTTCGGATCGCACGGGAATTCAGCGCTTTTGACGGCGAAGACATGGTCAGCGGATTTGCCCGAATTCACCCGCTTGAAGACGAGGCAGGTGGGGGTTGCGAGGTGCTGGTTGAGAACTGGCATCGCGCGCTCAAACCCCCGGCCAGTTCGCATGAGCAGTCCGAATGGCAGGATGCCGTCGACCGCGCGACTTGCGAGGTTTCCGCAAGGCTCGACGCGGCGCAGCGGGTGCAGATCCTTTCGAGCGCGGCGGCCGATGCGTCAGAGCTGCAGGAACTGTTCGACGCCTCTCCGGGCAAGGTCTGGAGCGAATATGTGGAATTGCAGGATCTGGCGCATAAGCAGCCTCTCCACTGGCGTTTGCTTGACGGCTGCAAGTGCATGATCCCCGGTTCGCACCGCCACTGGCGGGCGCGGCTGATCCCTATCGGAGTTGCAGGGGCAAACCCGCGCGGCTTTGAACTGCTGCTTGTCGCTGATGAGCCTCTGGTCGCGGGTGTTGCTCCGCCGGTCGAGGTGGAGGAAGCGGCGCATTCCCGTCTGATCGGCAGTGCACTCACTCCGGTTCTGCGCCAACCCATTGCCCGGATCATTGCAAACGCAGAAACGATCCGCACGCGTCTGGCAGGGCCGATCAAGGCCGAATACAGCGACTATGCCGGCAGCATCGCCGCAGCGGGACAGCATCTTTCGAGCATGCTCGACGATCTGGCCGATCTTGAAGTGGTTGAGGCCCCCGGCTTCAAGACCGCCAGGGATCATGTCGATCTGGCGGACGCTGCGCGTCGTGCGGCGGGTATTCTGGGCGTGCGTGCACAGAACCGCGGGATTTCCATCACTCTGCCCAATCCGGACAAGCCCGTTATTGCGGACGGCGAATTCCGGCGTGTCCTCCAGATCCTGATCAACCTGATCGGCAATGCGATTGCCTATTCGCCAGAGAACAGCACAGTCACGGTCGTGATCGACGAAAACCTTGGGGATTTGGCCTCGATCAGCGTCCGAGACGAAGGTCACGGCGTTGATGCAGATCAGGCGAAACGCATTTTTGAGAAATTCGAACGGCTTGGCCGCGATAGCGACGGCGGCAATGACAGTGGTTCGGGCCTCGGCCTCTACATCTCGCGCAAGCTTGCACTGGCGATGGGCGGGGACCTTGAAGTCGTGGCGGCCAGTGACAAGGGCGAGGGGGCTGAATTCCGCCTGACGCTGGCCCGGATTAACGATTGA